In Rhodanobacter denitrificans, a single window of DNA contains:
- a CDS encoding DUF5074 domain-containing protein, whose product MKRSAAHVVREYGPFTGVRSVGGVSHDGSRVWIAAGSTLQAIDPASGQTVRTLEVAAHAGTTFDGEHLYQIAEDRIQKIDPQTGRVLATIPAPGGGGDSGLAWAEGTLWVGQYRDRKIHQVDPDTGTVLRSIESNRFVTGVSWADGELWHGTWEGDESELRHIDPQTGEVLETLDMPTGMGVSGLASDGGDQLFCGGGDSGKLRCIRKPARGSATAGPAEVHAVAGE is encoded by the coding sequence ATGAAGCGTTCAGCAGCACACGTTGTCCGCGAATACGGCCCCTTCACGGGTGTCCGCAGCGTGGGCGGGGTCAGCCATGACGGCAGCCGGGTGTGGATCGCCGCCGGATCGACGCTGCAGGCCATCGATCCGGCGAGCGGCCAGACGGTGCGCACGCTGGAGGTCGCCGCGCACGCCGGCACCACGTTCGACGGCGAGCACCTGTACCAGATCGCCGAGGACCGCATCCAGAAGATCGACCCGCAGACCGGCCGCGTGCTCGCCACCATCCCGGCGCCCGGTGGCGGCGGCGATTCGGGGCTGGCCTGGGCCGAAGGCACGCTGTGGGTGGGCCAGTACCGGGATCGCAAGATCCACCAGGTCGACCCCGACACCGGAACCGTCCTGCGCAGCATCGAATCCAACCGTTTCGTCACCGGCGTCAGCTGGGCCGACGGCGAGCTCTGGCACGGCACCTGGGAAGGTGACGAGAGCGAGTTGCGGCATATCGATCCGCAAACGGGCGAGGTGCTGGAAACACTCGACATGCCCACCGGCATGGGCGTGTCCGGGCTGGCATCCGATGGCGGCGACCAGTTGTTCTGCGGCGGCGGGGACAGCGGCAAGCTGCGCTGCATCCGCAAGCCTGCACGCGGTTCCGCGACGGCCGGCCCTGCGGAGGTTCACGCCGTTGCGGGCGAGTAG
- the murA gene encoding UDP-N-acetylglucosamine 1-carboxyvinyltransferase, with protein MAKILISGGTPLHGEVAISGAKNAVLPILAGCLLADEPVSIGNVPHLHDVTTFIELLGQMGVQLVLDDRMKMHVDPRTTSTCVAPYDLVRTMRASILVLGPLVARFGQAEVSLPGGCAIGSRPVDQHIRGLQALGAEITVENGYIKAKASRLKGTRIVMDMVTVTGTENIMMAATLAQGTTVIENAAQEPEVVDLARCLIAMGAQIEGAGTSTMVIHGVERLHGAEHDVLPDRIETGTYLVGAAMTGGKVRARHARANTLDAVLAKLEDAGAHISTGDDWIELDMGGRRPKAVNVSTAPYPAFPTDMQAQFTALNCVAEGTGVVTETVFENRFMHAHELQRLGADIRLEGNTAVVHGVAQMSGAPIMATDLRASACLVLAGLVAKGDTVVDRVYHIDRGYENIEEKLGVLGAKIRRLPN; from the coding sequence ATGGCCAAAATTCTGATCAGCGGCGGCACGCCGCTCCATGGCGAGGTTGCCATTTCCGGCGCCAAGAACGCCGTGCTGCCGATTCTTGCCGGCTGCCTGCTGGCCGACGAGCCGGTCAGCATCGGCAACGTGCCGCACCTGCATGACGTCACCACCTTCATCGAACTGCTCGGCCAGATGGGCGTGCAGCTGGTGCTGGACGACCGCATGAAGATGCACGTCGACCCGCGCACCACCAGCACCTGCGTGGCGCCGTACGACCTGGTGCGCACGATGCGCGCCTCGATCCTGGTGCTCGGCCCGCTGGTGGCGCGCTTCGGCCAGGCCGAAGTGTCGCTGCCGGGCGGCTGCGCGATCGGCTCGCGTCCGGTCGACCAGCACATCCGCGGCCTGCAGGCGCTGGGCGCCGAGATCACGGTCGAGAACGGCTATATCAAGGCGAAGGCATCGCGGCTGAAGGGCACGCGCATCGTGATGGACATGGTCACCGTCACCGGTACCGAGAACATCATGATGGCGGCCACCCTGGCCCAGGGAACCACGGTGATCGAGAACGCCGCGCAGGAACCGGAGGTGGTCGACCTGGCCCGCTGCCTGATCGCGATGGGTGCGCAGATCGAAGGCGCCGGCACCTCGACCATGGTGATCCATGGCGTCGAGCGCCTGCACGGGGCCGAGCATGACGTACTGCCCGATCGCATCGAGACCGGCACCTATCTGGTCGGCGCGGCAATGACCGGCGGCAAGGTGCGCGCGCGGCACGCGCGGGCCAATACGCTCGATGCGGTGCTGGCCAAGCTGGAAGATGCCGGCGCGCACATCTCCACCGGCGACGACTGGATCGAGCTGGACATGGGCGGGCGCCGGCCGAAGGCGGTCAACGTCAGCACCGCGCCGTACCCGGCGTTCCCCACCGACATGCAGGCGCAGTTCACCGCGCTCAACTGCGTCGCCGAAGGCACCGGCGTGGTCACCGAGACGGTGTTCGAGAACCGCTTCATGCACGCGCACGAGCTGCAGCGGCTCGGTGCCGACATCCGCCTCGAAGGCAACACCGCGGTGGTGCATGGCGTGGCGCAGATGAGCGGCGCACCGATCATGGCCACCGACCTGCGCGCCTCGGCCTGCCTGGTGCTGGCCGGGCTGGTGGCCAAGGGCGATACCGTGGTCGACCGCGTCTACCACATCGATCGCGGCTACGAGAACATCGAAGAGAAGCTCGGCGTGCTGGGCGCGAAGATCAGGCGCCTGCCGAACTGA
- a CDS encoding BolA family protein has translation MDPARIQAMIENGLPGARVEVSGADGVHFEATVVASQFAGKLPLARHRLVYATLGEQMGGAIHALALKTLTPEEAGNRE, from the coding sequence ATGGACCCAGCCCGCATCCAGGCGATGATCGAAAACGGCCTGCCCGGCGCCCGGGTGGAGGTGAGCGGCGCCGACGGCGTGCATTTCGAGGCCACCGTGGTCGCCAGCCAGTTCGCCGGCAAGCTGCCGCTGGCGCGGCACCGGCTGGTGTACGCCACGCTGGGCGAGCAGATGGGCGGCGCGATCCACGCGCTGGCGCTGAAGACCCTGACACCCGAGGAGGCAGGGAATAGGGAGTAG
- a CDS encoding KpsF/GutQ family sugar-phosphate isomerase — MNARIAPTTPINLHPDVIIRSARTVIATEAAAALALEPRIGPAFVEACRLILGCRGRVVVSGMGKSGHIGRKIAATLASTGTPAFFVHPGEASHGDLGMILPQDVVLAISYSGETDELLFILPVIKRQGIPLIAITGRPTSSLATQADVHLDGSISSEACPLGLAPTTSTTVALVLGDALAIALLEARGFTSDDFARSHPAGALGRRLLLHISDVMHSGDEVPRVAPDASLTAALVEMTRKHLGMTAVVDAEQRLLGVFTDGDLRRALDDDGVDLRGATVAELMTRGPKTIGADKLAAEAAQLMEKYQIHALLVVDDEQRVVGALNIHDLLRARVV, encoded by the coding sequence ATGAACGCACGCATCGCCCCCACCACTCCGATCAACCTGCACCCGGATGTGATCATCCGCAGCGCACGCACGGTGATCGCCACCGAAGCGGCCGCCGCGCTGGCGCTGGAGCCGCGGATCGGGCCGGCATTCGTCGAGGCCTGCCGGCTGATCCTGGGCTGCCGGGGCCGCGTGGTGGTCAGCGGCATGGGCAAGTCCGGCCACATCGGGCGCAAGATCGCCGCCACGCTGGCCTCCACCGGCACGCCGGCGTTCTTCGTGCACCCGGGCGAGGCCAGCCACGGCGACCTCGGCATGATCCTGCCGCAGGACGTGGTGCTGGCGATCTCCTACTCCGGCGAGACCGACGAGCTGCTGTTCATCCTGCCGGTGATCAAGCGCCAGGGCATTCCGCTGATCGCGATCACCGGCCGCCCGACCTCGTCGCTGGCGACCCAGGCCGACGTGCACCTGGACGGCAGCATCTCCAGCGAAGCCTGCCCGCTGGGCCTGGCACCGACCACCAGCACCACCGTGGCGCTGGTGCTGGGCGACGCGCTGGCGATCGCGCTGCTGGAGGCGCGCGGCTTCACTTCCGACGACTTCGCCCGCTCGCACCCGGCCGGCGCACTGGGCCGGCGCCTGCTGCTGCACATCAGCGACGTGATGCACAGCGGCGACGAGGTACCGCGGGTCGCGCCCGACGCCAGCCTCACCGCCGCCCTGGTCGAGATGACCCGCAAGCACCTGGGCATGACCGCCGTGGTCGACGCCGAACAACGCTTGCTGGGGGTCTTTACCGATGGCGACCTGCGCCGCGCGCTGGACGACGACGGCGTGGACCTGCGCGGTGCCACCGTGGCCGAACTGATGACGCGCGGCCCGAAGACGATCGGCGCCGACAAGCTGGCGGCGGAAGCGGCGCAGCTGATGGAGAAGTACCAGATCCACGCGCTGCTGGTGGTCGACGACGAGCAGCGCGTGGTCGGCGCGCTGAACATTCACGATCTGCTCCGTGCGCGTGTTGTCTGA
- a CDS encoding KdsC family phosphatase, translating to MPTDYLTHLPTELLTRAAKVRLAVFDVDGTLTDGRLWYGEDGRETKVFHVHDGLGLKRLQANGIQVALITARISHPVALRAEELDIAHVYQGQGDKRACLRELLDALQLAPEQAAFTGDDLPDLPPMRLAGLAVAVANAHPWVAAAAHWQTAKSGGMGAAREVCDLILHAQGKSAVEREHWQ from the coding sequence GTGCCTACTGATTACCTGACCCATCTCCCCACCGAGCTCCTGACCCGCGCCGCGAAGGTCCGCCTGGCGGTGTTCGACGTGGATGGCACGCTGACCGACGGTCGCCTGTGGTACGGCGAGGATGGCCGCGAGACCAAGGTGTTCCACGTGCACGACGGGCTCGGCCTGAAGCGCTTGCAGGCGAACGGCATACAGGTGGCGCTTATCACCGCGCGGATCAGTCACCCGGTCGCGCTGCGCGCCGAGGAACTGGACATCGCCCACGTCTACCAGGGCCAGGGCGACAAGCGCGCCTGCCTGCGGGAATTGCTCGACGCACTGCAACTGGCGCCCGAGCAGGCCGCCTTCACCGGCGACGACCTGCCCGACCTGCCGCCGATGCGCCTCGCCGGCCTCGCCGTGGCGGTGGCGAACGCGCACCCGTGGGTAGCCGCGGCGGCGCACTGGCAGACCGCCAAGAGCGGCGGCATGGGCGCGGCGCGCGAGGTGTGCGACCTGATCCTGCACGCGCAAGGCAAGAGCGCCGTCGAGCGGGAGCATTGGCAGTGA
- the lptC gene encoding LPS export ABC transporter periplasmic protein LptC — protein MNLRLWLRDRRLPAATIAIALAAGVAQLLLWWFGPAPKASDFVGPPRSSYTLTDARMTEFNAAGQPGFHLQSPHLERREGDDSLYLNAPTFQLPAHQAGVPDWQGQSLYGWVNKDGSLLKLQGPVEMHREAFDDTPATRIQTADVTAWPKQNRLETAAPAQMVQGGTRISGIGMRADLNDKHLELLDDVHATFPPRQR, from the coding sequence GTGAACCTGCGCCTATGGCTGCGCGACCGGCGCCTGCCGGCCGCGACCATCGCCATCGCGCTCGCCGCGGGCGTGGCCCAGCTGCTGCTGTGGTGGTTCGGGCCGGCGCCAAAGGCCAGCGATTTCGTCGGCCCGCCGCGTTCCAGCTACACCCTGACCGACGCGCGGATGACCGAGTTCAACGCCGCAGGCCAACCCGGCTTCCACCTGCAGTCGCCACACCTGGAGCGACGCGAGGGCGACGATTCGCTTTACCTCAACGCCCCCACCTTCCAGCTGCCGGCCCACCAGGCCGGCGTACCGGACTGGCAGGGCCAGTCGCTGTACGGCTGGGTCAACAAGGATGGCAGCCTGCTCAAGCTGCAAGGCCCGGTGGAGATGCACCGCGAAGCGTTCGACGACACGCCGGCGACCCGCATCCAGACCGCCGACGTCACCGCCTGGCCGAAGCAGAATCGCCTGGAAACCGCCGCCCCGGCGCAGATGGTGCAAGGCGGCACTAGAATCAGCGGTATCGGCATGCGTGCCGACCTCAACGACAAACACCTGGAGCTACTCGATGACGTCCATGCCACCTTCCCGCCGCGCCAGCGCTAG
- the lptA gene encoding lipopolysaccharide transport periplasmic protein LptA has protein sequence MTSMPPSRRASARFALAIAVLGLFAAQPALARKSDRQQEMQVAAKHFDGFQKPNSVSTLTGNVVITQGTLKATGAQAKVYFDADTQISRVVITGSPAHLEQLDDSGNLILGDAATLDYDNLKGIAVLSGNASVTQKGRGDARGDRLTYNTETSQMTGESAGDGLVHMTFKPKPQPAAAPVPATSSPTPQGQP, from the coding sequence ATGACGTCCATGCCACCTTCCCGCCGCGCCAGCGCTAGGTTCGCGCTTGCCATCGCGGTCCTGGGCCTGTTCGCGGCCCAGCCGGCGCTGGCCAGGAAAAGCGACCGCCAGCAGGAAATGCAGGTCGCCGCGAAGCATTTCGACGGCTTCCAGAAACCGAACAGCGTCAGCACGCTGACCGGCAACGTGGTGATCACCCAGGGCACGCTGAAGGCCACCGGCGCGCAGGCCAAGGTGTACTTCGACGCCGACACCCAGATCAGCCGGGTCGTCATCACCGGCAGCCCGGCCCATCTCGAGCAACTGGACGACAGCGGCAACCTGATCCTGGGCGACGCCGCCACGCTCGACTACGACAACCTCAAGGGCATCGCGGTGCTCAGCGGCAACGCCTCGGTCACCCAGAAGGGCCGCGGCGACGCGCGCGGCGACCGGCTCACCTACAACACCGAGACCAGCCAGATGACCGGCGAGAGCGCCGGCGACGGCCTGGTCCACATGACCTTCAAGCCCAAGCCGCAGCCGGCCGCCGCGCCGGTCCCGGCCACCAGCAGCCCGACCCCGCAGGGGCAGCCCTAA